The DNA sequence TGTCACCCGCCATGTACGCTTCGCCAATGGTGAGTTCGTCCATGGAGGCGAACGCCTCGAAGGCCGCCTCGGACTTCAAATCCACGACGCACACAGGAGGGGCGCTACCACCGAAGACCCGTTCGCTCCCGTTGGGCAAACGGATGGCCAGCGGGCGCAGCGGTCTGCCCGTGGCCTGGAGCTTCCCGTAGCGCACCTCCAGCTCCGACCAGAAGCCGCGCACTCTTTGCTCATTGATTGCCGAGGGTTTTGACGACAGCTCTGGCGCGCTGCCTTTCACTCCGACGGTGGTGGTCAAGAGAAGCCTCCTGGATGACTGCAGGGTCGTCGCAAGGGCATGCCCGTGGCGGAAGCCGCGCGCTGACGCGCGATGCTTGCCATTCACAGTCTGGGCCGCCCCATGCCCTTACACGGGTTTGTTCTTGATTGAAGTGGAATAGAATGGCAGAAATTTGTCAAGCATCCAGGACCAGGGTCGTAGCCGCCCTGTCTGACAAGGAAGGGGGACTGCTTGCACCGCTCAGATCAAGATTCTGGGAGTCCTTGAGCGGCGCCGCATCCGCCTCGGGAGCCTGTGCGCTATTCCAGGGTCATGTACTCCGGCTGAGATACCGCCCGGTTCCTCAGCGCCGAGGGACCACCGCTGTTCACGCAGTAGCCCGTGGGGTTGTCACAGCCGCCCTCCGGGTTGCCCCAGTACGCCGTGAGGTTCATCCAGGACAGCGAGCCCGTGTAGCTGCCCGCCGGCTGCCAGGGGATGGCCACGATGCGGTTCCAGGTGTCCCACGCGAGCCCGGCCCCGGTGTCGTCCGCCAGGAAGTCCCCGTTGAAGAGGGTTTCGTAGATGTGGCGGGCCGCGTCTGGGTAGAGCCCGTGGGAACCCTGGGCGGAGAAGACCTCCGGATGCCAACCGGTGAGGAAGACCGGCTTGTCCCCGAACGCGAAGGTCTGACCATTGGCGTGCTGGCTCAGGTAGACCTGCGCGGGGCGCCCGTCGACGAAGCGCACCGTGAGGTGTTCCCAGTCCCCCACGTGGTTGCCAAAGGTGGAATAGCCCCCCACGCACCCCCAGGGGGAATACCAGCCAATGCACACCCGCTTGCCATTGTTGTAGGGGTAGAAGGTCCAATACAGCACGTCCGTCACGTTCGTCGGCTGGCCTCCCTGGGTGCGCGGGATGATCTGCGCGTAGACCGGGACCGGCGTCTGGTTGGGACGCTGCCCGTCAAGGAACCGCGGATCCGTGCAGGAATCACAGCCCAGCGCCTGGTTCGTCACCAGGTGGCCGTTCTCCTCGTGGACGTTGGCCAGATGGAACTCCGTGGAGGACGGGAAGTAGGCCTCGTCCGGGTGCAGCCACACGCGCGGCGCGAAGGCCGCCACCGTCCACGCATCCACCGGCAGCCCCCGCAGCTCCGCGTTGGACGTGGCGCTCTTGTTGAGCACCCAGTAGCGGCTTCCCCCCGTGTCGCCGTGGCTGGGACGGGAGATGAAGGTGGAGGCGGGCAGGCCCCGATGGTCGCGCGCCACCGCCTGCCACACCCCGATGTCTTCCTTCGCGCCAGAGCCGCTGTCGTCCCAGACCCAGGCCGGGTTGGCGGCGAGCACGTACTCGCTCCTCACGCAGCGGATGAGGTCCGTGGAGGGCTTGGAGTAGCCCAGCACCGCGACGTGGCCCAGGCAGGTGTAGCCCGCGGGCGCGACCGGCTCCCAGAAGGAGACGTCGTGCGTTCCTCCCGAGCCGGCGTCGGTCCAGGTCCGGTTGTAGTTGGACGGCCGCGCCAGCAGGTCGCCCTCGCCCCGCACCACGAACGTGGTCGCGGGAGCCTGCCCCCGCTTGGGCATCGCGACATCCCCCAACGAGAAGAACCCCGGCGACTGGGAGAGGTCCGGACACCAGACGGAGATGTCGGTCTTCGCCCCGGTGCCGTGATCATCGTAGATCCACGAGAACCGGCTCGTGGGTTGGACCTCCAGCGCCTTGGGATGGCGCAACACCGCCGCGTCCGCGCTCAGGGTGAACTCCGCGCTCTGCCCCGAAAGCGCGGTCGCCGCGACCAGCTTGTAGCTCCCCGACGGCAGCGAGACGGCCAGCCGCGAGTCCGTGCCGCCCGCTCCATTGTCGTCCTGGGCCAGCACCGTGCCGTTCGCGTCCAGCAGGTACAGCCATGCGTCCACGGAGGACGTCAGCGTGAAGGTCATGGGCGGGGATGCGGCCGACACCTCCAGTAGGAACGCCCGGTTGCCCGGACTGGACGCGCTCTGCCCACCCGACCCCTGCCAGGCGCCATACACGGTGTTGGCCTGGGCTGGACTCGTCAGGAACGTGGTCGCGGCGAGCGCGAGGAAGCATTGCCGGAAGGTCATGGAAACCTTGGGAAATGAGGAACCCAGGACCCTACCCCGTCGGAGGGGACCTCCGCCGCTCCGCGTGGGGGCTTCCATCCCGAGCGGGAAGTGCGAGAGTCCACCGCTCGACCACCGCACGAGGGCGCGGACCATGTGTACGTTCTGTGATCTGGGAATCTGTCACGACCCCGGGCATCGAAGTCAGGCGCTGCTCCGCGAGTGGGTGCGCGACACGTGCGAGCTCTGCACGTTGGGGATCTGCCTGATTCACGGCGCCTCGGGGCCGCCGGTCGGCGAGACGATCATCCCCCTCTTCGACGTCAAGAGGTCGCTCCGCTCCACCAGCACCTCGGTTTCGCTGACGGAGGTGTCGTCGACGCCACGTCGGGGAATCCTGAGCGGCATGGAGGACCGGACGTATTGGAATCCGAGCCAGTCGGACGAGGCGCTGATCATCTCGCGGCTCCTCAAGTCGCCCATGGGCACGCAGCACGCGATCCCGAAGAACATCCATCGCTTCTGGACGGGCGGACCGATGAGCCCGGCGGTCGTCGACGACCTGGTCTCCGACGGCGCGCGGGCCAAGCAGGCGGGTTGGACCTGCTACCTGTGGTACTCCGCCGAAGTCGAGCGGGTGCTGGATGGACACCTCGACGGGGAGATCAAGAAGACCGAGGGCATCTTCATCTTCTCGAAGCGCCCTCCGAAGCCCGTGGACAAGCGGCCGACGCGCACCAACCAACGGCGCAGGTTGGAGCTGGCGGGCTTCCGGGTGGTGCCCATCGAAAAGCTCGACGACTCCAGCAACTGGCTCTCGGAGCTCGCGACGCTCGTCGGGGGCGCCGCGGTGCAGCGCAACTGGGATGAGGTCAAGTACTTCTCCGACCTCGCGCGGCTGCTTTACCTCAACTTCGTGGGAGGCATCCACATGGATGTCGACATCTCCCTGGGAGACATGGACCTCACGCAGACCTATTTCCACAACGACCCGAACGGCGAGGTGCCGCTCATGGGCAGCCTGCTGCGCGATCAGTCCGATCCGATGATCCCGAAGCTCCGCTTCCTCAAGAAGATCCGCCGCCGGCCCCTGCTCACGAAGGAGGAATACGACGGGTACATGGAGGCGCTCTCCGCGCTGGTCGAGAAGGGAATGCTCGCCGCGGGCATGCTGAACGCGCTGATCGCGTCGCGCCCCAACACCACCCACCTCAAGGACACCATCGTCGAGTTCCGCAAGGCCATCCTCAAGAACAAGGGCCTCATCAGCGGCATGGCGCTCTCCCGCGTCATGCTCTTCGGCAAGAGCCGGCAGGGGGACGTCGAGCAGGCCATGAAGTGGACCGTCCCGCCCTACCTGGTCCGCCTCGACCCCGACACCGACGAGAGCAACCTCTGACGCGGTGAGGCGCCCCCGGCGCGGGGGGCGTGCCCGTCACTCGATCGTGGAGTTGGTGACCTTGATGGGCGTATCCGGGTGGTTCGATATCTGGGGATAGGTCGCGTACCAGGAGCCCCCCACGTTGTGCTGGATGACCGAGCGGTCGATGCGGATGTCGCCCGAGTGGTCGTTGCTGACGAAGAAGATGGCGCTGC is a window from the Corallococcus silvisoli genome containing:
- a CDS encoding Vps62-related protein — protein: MTFRQCFLALAATTFLTSPAQANTVYGAWQGSGGQSASSPGNRAFLLEVSAASPPMTFTLTSSVDAWLYLLDANGTVLAQDDNGAGGTDSRLAVSLPSGSYKLVAATALSGQSAEFTLSADAAVLRHPKALEVQPTSRFSWIYDDHGTGAKTDISVWCPDLSQSPGFFSLGDVAMPKRGQAPATTFVVRGEGDLLARPSNYNRTWTDAGSGGTHDVSFWEPVAPAGYTCLGHVAVLGYSKPSTDLIRCVRSEYVLAANPAWVWDDSGSGAKEDIGVWQAVARDHRGLPASTFISRPSHGDTGGSRYWVLNKSATSNAELRGLPVDAWTVAAFAPRVWLHPDEAYFPSSTEFHLANVHEENGHLVTNQALGCDSCTDPRFLDGQRPNQTPVPVYAQIIPRTQGGQPTNVTDVLYWTFYPYNNGKRVCIGWYSPWGCVGGYSTFGNHVGDWEHLTVRFVDGRPAQVYLSQHANGQTFAFGDKPVFLTGWHPEVFSAQGSHGLYPDAARHIYETLFNGDFLADDTGAGLAWDTWNRIVAIPWQPAGSYTGSLSWMNLTAYWGNPEGGCDNPTGYCVNSGGPSALRNRAVSQPEYMTLE